GGGGCCTGACACCTTGGAGACTGCTGGGGGTCGCAAGATAAACACGATTACCTGGGAGGGTCGCCACTCAGTCGAACCAGACCCGACTTATCCCGAATGGCTTCAGGCCATCCCAGGGTCAAAAATCTTAAGAGAAACTGGGATGGAAAATAAATCAACCCCGTTTAGAAAGATCGAGCAATAGACTTTATGTTTGTGCAATGGCAGGTGAACTGACTCGACCCTCACACTTGGTCAGAATGTGCGTCGTAATTGGTTCAAATTGACGACCGAAACCTCGACCATGGACAAGACAGGCAGACCAGTATGGACGGTGGGACCGGAGCCAGGAGGtgagcgagaagaagaggggaaggTTTACGGTAGCCGGATCATCACAACAGGAAGGTTGAAAGCAGTCGGAGACCGTGATCTCCAACAGTCTACTGGTTGGTTTAACTTGGCCGGAAGCCCGCATTTGGTTAGAGGGGAGCACAGAGCTCCTGATCCCCAAGAGGGTCGAAACTCGAAGGCCTGGAGTGTTTGAGATTCTGGATTCCGGATTCTGGAggtctggagtctggagccTGGACAGCTCACCACTCCGGCTACTGCTGCAGCCTGTCAACTGTAACGCCGTGCGGTGCCAATGATTCATTAATGTGACGGTTTAGTCCCAACCTAGTGGCAACCTCGCAGCCGACCGTTCGACTCCTTATCCACATTCCACATTCCGCCAGTATCAAGCCGATCGTCCGATCATTGCGCATTATCATTTTGCTACGTATTTTATCTCTTTGGTCTCCGACTCCGTACATGCGTGGCTTTTTGTCCGCAACAACACCCGAGGGGTTCTGCCAGCATACAACACGCTATCTCTTCACTCCATTTCACTACTATCGCCTGTTGTCCGGGCCCGTCTAGACGTCTGTGCGGCTCGACTGAGAAAAGCCTATCCGAGGCCTATCTCCACTCGCCATCGCACTCTCTCCCCAGTTTCTGTCTAGAACATCGCCTTCCACAAAAAACCCCAAATCCTATTTATAAAGCCCTCGGTGCCCATAATATCTGCACTTCCCCTTTCACTCTCTGTGCGAGATTCTTGAGTCTTCCAAATACAATGAGACttgaagaaacaaaaaaaggtCTCACAGAGATACTCGATTGATTGATGGCAGTCACCGGGGTCTCCCTACCCGGATACAACTATTGACCTACCTCCGCTCGCTCGCCTCCTGCAGCCTGCCTATCCATTACCTACGATTGCCTTTTACGTCTTATACCTACGATTGCTAGCGAGACCAATCCTTTGACAAGTTGGCATATATGTATGAGTTTGATATCTCGCTAAGATGACCGCTGTGCTACCGTCTCCGGCGGACAGCTATTCGTGCTTCtcgccagatccagagcgGCGTCCAGTCACGCAGAGATACTTCTTAGAAAACCCAGACGATGCTATGACAAAACCTCTTCCACACCCTTATCCGTCCCATTATCCAAGTCCAATTGCATCGTCTACAGCCTCGTCGTTTTCCTCACCAAATCTCGCACCGACTGCCTTGCAAAACCTACCGCCCACCCCGACAGGCTCTATATTCTCCAACGAACCTGGTGACCAAGACGACCAGCCGTTGTCACCATCGTACGATAGCGCATTCTTCCCCGAGGAGCAAACCTCCCCTGCCGACACTTCCGTTAATCAGTCGGCGGACTTGCCTCGCTCACGCCGACCAGTACCGATCGCCGACGACAGCTCAGTGGAGGAGGAACCGTCGAGACATGTTGATTATCTATCTCATGAGTGGAGAGAGGAGGATATCTGGGCATCATGGCGTTACGTGGTTGGTCGCAGGAAAGTATACGAGAACAGCGTCAGGCTGGAGAACGCCTCGTGGAGAACATGGTCCAAACTGAAACACAATCTGGGTACTATTTCCCCAGCCACTCTGAATTGGTAGGTTGACTCTGCGTTTTGATGATCGCTATCCGAGCACTTCTGGCTGTTGTTCTAACAATATATTAGGCTTAAAGATTGTGACGTGACCTGGCTATATGGCCCGCTTAAGACTTCTGATGTACGGGCGAAGCCGCTGAATGTTTCACCTCCGCCCAGCTGTTCCGAATCGCCAGGCCTTTGTCCTGATCGAAAATCCattctaaaaaaaagaactgcGTCTGAGACTATTTTACAGCGCTCACTATCACAGCACACTCTCCTGCAACATGCGGGCGCGATTTTGAAAGcgcaagaagctgaacatTCACGCAATCGCCCAGGACTCGAAGTCCACTTATCAGTCCTCGAGCCTTTGATTGATAAGCCATATGACCGAGGTCTCGAGACCCCACGGGCTCGTTCCGCAACTAATATTCCATCTCCTGGCGCTGGCTCGCCGGGTGAAAAGCGCCACATCCATTTTAACAAAGAGGTTTTGCAATGCATTGCCGTGGAAGcaaaagatgaagaagaggaggaatggcTAGAGTTTGGAGGCGAGTCTTCTTGGGATGATTCGTTCATTGTAAAGCCAACCTCTCCTAGTGGGGGATCCACGCCACGAGGGAGCTCTAACAGTGAGAATAAAACGATCGCTCCGCTTCCTTCGACTACACTTAAATATCGTGGGGATACTCCCGAACCTCAAACCTCCTCGATCATCGGTCGTTGGTCTTGGGCGAAATATCTCCCCGGGCGTCAGTTATATTCTTCGTCTCTTGGGGAAACGCTGCGACGAGCCCGACAATTCCCTAATATTTATGGTGGGGATCGTATTGCGTCTGATAATAATTGGGACTCTACTCAAAAtatggatgatgatgatgccaaTTCTTGGTTTGTGGATtcagaagaggatgacgaagcCGCTCAAAACTTCTACCTGGCATCTTTGGGGTTTTTACCTCAGGAATATGGACAGCCATCTAATGCCGATATTCTTTTTGACAGAATGACAGACACTGTCAACACAGCGAAAGACATTGCACATGTGATCTGGAATGTTGGTTGGCGGGGTTAACCAGACATCTGCTTCTAGTTCCATGATAGCGATATGATCATCAATTTACATGCAATAAATCTTAATCAGACCAACCTGCACATGTTGCATTTCCGGCGTTAGGGCAATCATGGTATCGTGCGCTATCCAGTGGGAGGCAAGCGTTTTCAAACCCATTCATATTTCGGGGCTTCGAGCGCATTTCATCGCATTATGTTTTATTACGCTTTAGGTGTTGTGACTTGTCGGGTTCTATTACTCTGTATTCGCCACTATCCATATTATATAGAGGAATGACAGCAGTTATGACTGATTCTTTTTATCTACTGGAAGTACGAATGTTCGTTTCAAGCCGTTGGGGAGAGaaatacagatatatatgCGGAGCTAACtatcgaaatactgttcgaccataaaaaccactagcggtattaggccgtctttctaattgcattatatgccaacgCTAACTTCGAAGTACCTAATACTCGGTTGTGGCGGGCCCTTGCTAGACTTCATGTTCCTGTCACTGTTGGTTTATAGATTCGCGTGATATTTCGAACTAATGCGCATTTATCACTCCACCCTGATTCCACAGTACAATACACGTCGTTAGTGAGCTGTGCTGACGGCTTAAACACGGGAATTCTTGATCAAACCACAATCGCATTAGTATGCCTACTCCGCCTGGTATATCCTGCGCCTGAAACTTTTCATGGTACCTTCCAAAATTTGCACGTCATACATCACATCACGTCTAGCACCCTTggtcttggagtcttggCCGCTCTTACCCGTTCGTTCGAGATAGGACGCATGTCTACAATGAGCTGGGGGTACACGACGTTTGATGGTCGATATTATCGCATCAGCATTGCCTTTGATTTGATGTGAGTTCAGAAGCCCAGCCGTCCGTTACCCCCGATGCCTTCTCTACAACTCCAGCGTCGCTGTCTACGATACCTCCCTTCGCTGTTTCTCACGGCGGTTGGTATTTTAACTGTCCACCTCATCATTCGAGCGCGTTGGGCTCACCACGAAACGCCGGAAACCACAGGCTCGCGGATGGGAAAAGACATACTTGTTCCCAATGATTACAATTCCACCGCTTGCAATTATGTCTCCGAAATGGACAAAGTTTTGGTTATCCTGAAAACAGGCGCTACAGAAGCCCTCGATAAGGTTCCTGTGCATTTCGAAACGACCCTTCGATGCGTGCAAAACTATGTCGTTTTTTCAGATTATGAAGAAGATATTCTTGGAGTGCATACGTGGGATGTTCTCCGCAGTGTCAGCGGAAAAATGAAGCAAACGAACCCAGATTTTGAGATTTATAATCGGTTACGTACCTCTGGTCGTGAGGGTCTTATTGCCAATGACTGGATGGACGATGAAAATGGCCCTCTTGGAAAACCTCGCAATCCAGGATGGAAACTCGATAAATGGAAATTTGTACCAATGATCGACGAGGCACTCATCGTGAAGCCGGACGCTCACTGGTATATCTTCCTTGAGGCGGATACTTACATAGTATGGCGAAATATGATCCGTTGGCTGTCACTATTTAACCAAGGAATGTCCCACTATCTCGGTACGCCGATGCGGATGGGGAACGACGTGTTCGCCTATGGTGGAGCGGGTATAGTACTTTCCAGGCCTGCCATGCAGCTGGTCTCTCAGTATCGTGCTGAGAATTTCACACCTGTTGAACAGATGACTGCGAAAGACTGGGCTGGAGACCACGTCCTTGGTAGGATCCTCTACGACATAGGAATACGGCTTGTCTGGTCATGGCCTCTATTAGTTCCGTCCAGTGTACGGGAATTCGAGCCTTTCACCAGTAATTATGGGCGCCGACCTTGGTGCCATCCGGCTGTTTCGTTCCATCATATGTCTTCTCAggatattaaagatatatgGTTGTTCGAACAGCAATGGTTTCGATTTGTAAGCTATTAGTGACGGCACTTTCCTCCCTCGTTGCACTAGCTAACCTGGCCGTTATCAATAGAGGAAAGACTCTGCCCTATTACACAAGGATATATTTACATGGCAAATTTACGATGTGGTCAGCTCTAAAAAGTACGACTGGGACAATCTTTCTGATGAACAGCCACAGACCAACAGTAACTCTCCCACGACTGTGGAAGGATGTGCACAGATATGTTCCCTTACTACAGACTGTCTCCAGTTTTCCTTCTCCGATAGAGGGTGCTTTATTTCTAGTAAAGTCATTAGAGGTGTCCATCGACCAGGGATTGATTCTGGTTGGATGGCGATGCGAATCAAAGCGCTCATGCGGAATGCAGGGAAATGCCCGAAAACACCATATATAACGGAATAGGGTATACCGTTGCCCCTTGACTGGTAGGCCAGTTGTGGTTTGAAAAGAATCATTAGTAAAGCCACTGTGCATGGATGATTATAGGCTATGATATTTTAAATAGTGTTAATGTTTTCAGAAATCATGGAGGTGCTATTTCCGGGCACAGCACAATTCTATAAAAAGCGATTAtcacatatatatatatacttaaaacTCGGATAAGGAATGAAGTTTCAAGTACAAATAGTTGGTAAAAAAGTTTGACCTCCGACTTTTTGTAGGTGGGTATCatattgaaaaaaaaaaaaaaaaagaaaagatcgGTGCATGCTAGAAGTGAAATTTTTGGTCTAAATCAACCAAGCATTTAGTTGTTCCTACTAAAAGGAACATAAAATGGCTAACACTCCATTCTCTCCTCGGCCCCATCTCGAAATGTCTCAGGGAAGAACCCAGGAGGTGGCCAAATGTCCGCTATTGAAGGCGGATGCACCAACGGCTGCGAGCCAGCAAGACGATCCGGATCGTGACAGAATTCTTGAAATGTGGTATCGTCTATGAAACCGAAATCCTTTAGTCCTGCTTCACGGCTGGTGGTCCATTCGGTTGTGTCAAGATAAGCGAGGTCTTTGAAGATGGCATCGAGACTGGCATTACTGCTAGCTTGTACTTTATTGTCTGAGGTGGAGCTGATGGTATGGCCATTGCTCATAGCTGACCCCATAGAGTGCTCGTTCGCGGCGGCGGAAGCCCCCGAGATCATGGGATTGGATACGGAGGAATCTGGTGTTGGAGGATGTGCTTGAGATGGTCCATGAAGCATTGCGTCTAGCTCGCTTGCTGGGTCTGCAATGTCCATCACGGAGGAATGGACTCTATCATGACCaggctgggaatgggaataAAAGGACGGCTCGTAATTTTCCAGTGTCGTGTCTTTTGGGGTCATATATTGCCCATCGACCGGGATGGTGATGCCGAGGATAGAGGATGTATAGTCAGATTCCGCGACATTAATGGTATTTTGTCTAGTCTGTGGAAGTAGCGGAGTTTCGCGGTTGGGATCTCGATTCTCTGTCGCCGTCGTAGATAGCAAGCTGTTTTGGAAAGGACTGTAGTTTGAATGTTTGTTCGTCTCTCTTGCTGGCGTATTGTCCACATTATGCGAGAAggtttgagatggagattgaGAGACATTCCTAGAGCGATACCATTGTTCAATATTGCTCGTCAAGGTGCGATAGACCGGCCACGTTGTACTAAGCTGGGATGTCCGTTGAACGAGGGCCTCGGCCCAGCGTGTGAATGGAAATAGGTCGCTTTCAATTTTGTTGCGAAGGGTGAATGCCTGTTCAGCAATGACACGTATAGATATTTCAAAGATGGGCGGCAAGCTGCAAACATTGAAGTTATCTAGATGTTGTGACATCATTGGAAGGGTACGATAGAGAAGTTTCTTTGCGGCTTCTGTGGCTGGCCTCTGGGAACGATGCATGCCCAATTCCTGGGGAGCTATTTGAAGATAAAGTGTCAGAAGGGTAGCGACGTATGTTAATGCCAAATAAGTCTGATGTGGTAGTAATGCGGAGTGCCGTTCTGGATAGATGCTCTCAGGGCCAATTAGTCGACATCCGAGCGGCAAAAGGTCATCCCAATGTTTCAACTCTGAGACCAATTGCTGCGCGAATAAGTGGGCGTTCGGTCCTGTTATAGAGTCTCGAGCAATTTTGTTCAACACGCTGGCCAGCTCAACCAAACGGTTAAAACAACTCAAAGAAAGTAAAGGGCCTCGGCGAGGTGGATTCCTCCCATGAGAGTTGCGAGCGGGTGGTAACACATCGGCCCACGAATTCCATTCTTCCAGGCCATCCTCTTCGAGCAAACCAATAACAACCAAGTCTCGAGAATGCATGCTAGGTCGTCGGGATAATCGGAATGACAAAAGTGAGTCGATAACGAAACACCCTAGAAACACGACTTTCCCTTGGTTTAACTCGTTGGATCTTCGAGTGTCTGGGAGCGCGCCTATATCCATAGAGACAATCATGCGGACCGCTTGACCACTGAGCATCCAGGCAGCGGCCCAGTCCTCGAGACCGATGTTGACTAAAGTCAAGAGCAGAAGAGCTTGGACATGTCCGAGTTCGTAGAGCCCTGTCTCCGAAGGAATTAAACTCCTGGCCACCGCATAATATTCCTTTGTTTTTGATAGAACCCCCAATGTCCCGTTCTCGGGTACTGGCCGCGATAAGGATATCGTGTAGCTGAGGAGCGCCCATAATGCGGCATGGTCGCCGGATTCCGAAGAAAGCCTGGCAACGGATATTGAAGGCGCGTTTGCATAAACATAAGATGCTCGGAGGATGTTGTGTTTAGCAACGATGGGGAACCAGGAGTGTGTGGCAGCGAAGTAAATGTCTAGCAACTGGGAAGTGTGAGGCGGTAGTTGAAGAGAACGTATACCGGCTGTTGTGGGCGATGGCTGCTTGTCAGCCGGCATAGATAGTCGCGCTCGCTTAGTTCCAGGCGAGGTAATAGGTTCCACAACGCGCGGAGCGCCCTGCGATAAAGGACTCGAACTGCGGTCTATACGGAAGCCCCATCCACTTCCTGGATCGTGTGAGGAAGGCCTATGTTCGTCTCGGGGGCGCTTCGCTGAGATGTGCGGACTGGAGGGATCGGGTGTGGACGATAGCATCTTCTCGAGTGCATTATAGAGCCGACTGGTTTTCCAGGACTCATGTAACGTTTCCGAGGCACCGTCATCTGTCCAGAGAGAAATCAACCGGTCCCTCCGGCCAACTGTGTCAGCTGTCGTACCGAGGAGGGAGAGCATAGTGTCCTCAAAGCCATCAATGTtgcagatggcgagggcCCAGAGCTTCTCCAGGCCGCGAACGTATCCCTCTGGCAAGCCGCGCTTTTTTGCATGAGGATCATAAGAGCAAGTCTGACCGGACGCCAGACAGGCGGAGCAGGAAGGACGAAGACCGTCGCATTTGTCCTAACCAAACCATAGGGTTTAGAACCGGTTGCAGGGGATTTGCGTGTTGAATGAGACAACTACTCACCTTTTTACTTCGACATCTATCGCAGGCCCTCGAAACCCTCTTGCGCCGAGGCGCTTTTGGATCGGCACCCTCGTCCATTGAGGATCACTTGTTAAACAAACGGCCAGCCATATAGCTTAGGTTAGCGGGGAAGCGCTGGTCGTAGATTATCGGCCAGCCCGGAAGCTTGTAGGTGCTGCTGGGCGCAAGAAACAACAGAATTTCATTTCAGGCCAGCTGTCCGATGGAATGAAGCACAAATGAGTAAAATGaggggaggaaagaagctggaaaagTGTTGTCTGGGGCTGCACCGGAGAACGTAGTTAGAACTAGCCAGACACAGACGTGCGAGTTAGGATTTCAGAATAGCCGATTAGCAATCTGCTTGGCCCGCACAGAACCCGGAGAAAAATGGCCAGGCCCATTGCAAAAGTCGTAGgaaaaagaggaggaagcagaaacGGCTTCTAGACGGAAGATTCGGGGCGAAGTTCGGGAAGTGGATGATGGGGGAATAATTCCGTCGGATACATCCAGATTTCTGAGTGCCAGACTGCTACAGTAGACTAAACGCCACCGCCAGGCCAACCCCACATCGCTCTCTCCACAGTCATCGACGGGAGGGTTTTAAAAGTACGTACAAGTATTGCGCATTGCGCATACATTATTTCGAattgatatattattatgAAATGTAATAATAGTGGGCGTGGCCGACCGCCTGAGAGAAGTTTCAGAGCAACTCGACTGACGAGACGGAAAAACTGGAAAAGTTCTCCCCGGGCTTCGACTTGATATCATCGGAATGATCCCGGGGGACACTACTGGACGTGTCCGGTGTGGATGAGCAAATAATCGGTTGCTCCCTCATTTGAAAAATGACCAAAGTAAAATCCACTACGTAGCTACTCGGCCCCAAACTGCCGGTAATCGGCACTTCTTTTGATGTCTCCGGACTGGGTTTCGCCGGGACTGGAGAATCCATGGAGATGACTCTCAGGAGACAGGAGGCAGCTCTGAGAGTCGAGACACTTGCGCCGAGACAACGACACTCGGTAGACGGGAGAGGATTTGGTTAAGGTCGTAGGTATgtaataacaacaacaacagagGCCTGCCTTACCGAAGCCCGGCATCCCGACTCGGTAGTCTTGGAGAGTTGAGAATTGAAACAAGCCAAACGCACGCAGACGAGACTTTCTCCTCGTTCTTCGATTCGACGGTGAACATTGTAGCGGCAAAGACTTCTGCCGCCCCAGGGCGGTCGCCACCGGCCAAAGCGGCAGCCCCTCAGGACTTGGGAATTGGAGGGCGGAGGACGTCCCAACAGGGCCAGCACCTCACTGCAGTCCAAGTCCACATGCCCACTCATCTGGGGTTGTTCTCTCTTTAGCGTTCGCCCGCCATGTCTATTCGCTAGTTGGTCTGCTGGCTGCGATCTCGATCGTCCAAACAATAGTCCCTCCTCCCCTGTTTTCCGTGAACCTGTCCGCAGCATGACAACCCGCACCGAGCCCTGGCCCTCCCaattcctccttcatcacGCACCAACGTTCATCCTCGCCCCGCCGATTTCCTTCAGACATGGGAGATGAATATTGGAATATAATATCAGAATCAGCGGCTAAACATATTGACTTGCCCTGCGCCAACAAATTCGTTCACCGTGGCTGACCTTTCGCATTCTCAACCCTCTTACCCTcgcccgaggaagaggatctgTCGCTCTCCTGATATCAGCATCAAGATGCCTCATCGTTCTAGCATGGATGTGTATCGAAAGGTCGACCCGGAAGCGTCTCTAGTCCTAATTGGGATCCGCGGGTCTGGGAAACGATCGTTAGGGTTCGTTGCCGCTACCGCGCTGAAGCGTCGCTTCATCACAGAGGATCATTATTTCAAAGAGGTCACTGGGTTCTCGCGACATGAATATCTGAAACAGTACGGGAGCCAAGAGTTTCAACAGCGTGACATTGAAGTGCTTAAAATGATGCTGGACAACCATCGTTCGCGCTGTGTTATCGAATGCGGCCTTGGAAGCCTTACTCGACCAATCCAAGAGCACCTTCGACGATACTGCGCTACCAATCCGGTTGTATATATAGCGCGTGATATGGATAGCATCCAGAGACTGTTGGGATTAGAGGATCAGGCTGCAAAACTACTCTCTGAAGGCGATCCGCTGCACCGGACTTGCTCGAACTTTGAGTATTATAATACCGAAGATCACTCGAGTTTTTCCGCCCAGTTCTACGAGGAAACGCAGGACCGGCGCTCGGTGGGGTACTCCTTTAAACTCAAGGAGGCAAAGGAAGATTTCACACGTTTTGTTCGCTTCGTAACAGGCACTGATGTCGGCCACTCTAGCTACGACTCACCCTTCGTGTTGCTGGAGACTCCTCCGGAGCTACGATCTTATACGTACGCCATCTTTGTTCGCTCATCTGATTTAATTGAAAACAGAGTCAAACTTTCAGAGCTCGAGTCAGGAGGGGACGCTATCGAGCTATGTGTTGATAGTTGGAGCCCAGAAATGGCCATGACAGTGAGTAAGCAGGTTTCCATACTTCGGAGAAACACCCACACTCCGGTAATCCTCTCAATCGACAACCGTTTGCTCGGGTTTCCCAGCAATGACCGGTACTCGATACAGGGCCGTAACGTGTACTCCCAAATTGTGGAACACGGCCTGCGGCTTGCCATCGAGTACCTCGTGATGGACTTGAATCAAGACCATGCTCTTATAAATGAGACTATTCGCAACAGGGGAATGACAAAAATAATCGGCCAGCAAATCTTTGAGCCGCCCTCTAGGGTGACatgggatgatgaagattGCCTGTCGGCGTACCTTGATGCTGCTGGTCTAGGGTGCCAGCTAGTTCGCATTCTTCGTGTGGCAACGGAGCGCGAGGATAACACAGCCATTGCGAAATTTACGAATAAAGTTGGTTTGTTACCGGGCGATCATCCACCTatcatcgccttcaacaTCGGCAGCC
Above is a window of Aspergillus puulaauensis MK2 DNA, chromosome 2, nearly complete sequence DNA encoding:
- a CDS encoding uncharacterized protein (COG:S;~EggNog:ENOG410Q2JG;~InterPro:IPR003378;~TransMembrane:1 (i12-31o);~go_component: GO:0016020 - membrane [Evidence IEA];~go_function: GO:0016757 - transferase activity, transferring glycosyl groups [Evidence IEA]); the protein is MPSLQLQRRCLRYLPSLFLTAVGILTVHLIIRARWAHHETPETTGSRMGKDILVPNDYNSTACNYVSEMDKVLVILKTGATEALDKVPVHFETTLRCVQNYVVFSDYEEDILGVHTWDVLRSVSGKMKQTNPDFEIYNRLRTSGREGLIANDWMDDENGPLGKPRNPGWKLDKWKFVPMIDEALIVKPDAHWYIFLEADTYIVWRNMIRWLSLFNQGMSHYLGTPMRMGNDVFAYGGAGIVLSRPAMQLVSQYRAENFTPVEQMTAKDWAGDHVLGRILYDIGIRLVWSWPLLVPSSVREFEPFTSNYGRRPWCHPAVSFHHMSSQDIKDIWLFEQQWFRFRKDSALLHKDIFTWQIYDVVSSKKYDWDNLSDEQPQTNSNSPTTVEGCAQICSLTTDCLQFSFSDRGCFISSKVIRGVHRPGIDSGWMAMRIKALMRNAGKCPKTPYITE
- a CDS encoding protein phosphatase regulator REG1 (COG:S;~EggNog:ENOG410PJF1;~InterPro:IPR013860;~PFAM:PF08550), whose protein sequence is MTAVLPSPADSYSCFSPDPERRPVTQRYFLENPDDAMTKPLPHPYPSHYPSPIASSTASSFSSPNLAPTALQNLPPTPTGSIFSNEPGDQDDQPLSPSYDSAFFPEEQTSPADTSVNQSADLPRSRRPVPIADDSSVEEEPSRHVDYLSHEWREEDIWASWRYVVGRRKVYENSVRLENASWRTWSKLKHNLGTISPATLNWLKDCDVTWLYGPLKTSDVRAKPLNVSPPPSCSESPGLCPDRKSILKKRTASETILQRSLSQHTLLQHAGAILKAQEAEHSRNRPGLEVHLSVLEPLIDKPYDRGLETPRARSATNIPSPGAGSPGEKRHIHFNKEVLQCIAVEAKDEEEEEWLEFGGESSWDDSFIVKPTSPSGGSTPRGSSNSENKTIAPLPSTTLKYRGDTPEPQTSSIIGRWSWAKYLPGRQLYSSSLGETLRRARQFPNIYGGDRIASDNNWDSTQNMDDDDANSWFVDSEEDDEAAQNFYLASLGFLPQEYGQPSNADILFDRMTDTVNTAKDIAHVIWNVGWRG
- a CDS encoding repressor protein (COG:E;~EggNog:ENOG410PKBA;~InterPro:IPR001381,IPR006151,IPR027417,IPR036291, IPR013708,IPR013785,IPR031322;~PFAM:PF01202,PF08501,PF01487;~go_function: GO:0003824 - catalytic activity [Evidence IEA];~go_function: GO:0003855 - 3-dehydroquinate dehydratase activity [Evidence IEA];~go_function: GO:0004764 - shikimate 3-dehydrogenase (NADP+) activity [Evidence IEA];~go_process: GO:0055114 - oxidation-reduction process [Evidence IEA]), whose product is MPHRSSMDVYRKVDPEASLVLIGIRGSGKRSLGFVAATALKRRFITEDHYFKEVTGFSRHEYLKQYGSQEFQQRDIEVLKMMLDNHRSRCVIECGLGSLTRPIQEHLRRYCATNPVVYIARDMDSIQRLLGLEDQAAKLLSEGDPLHRTCSNFEYYNTEDHSSFSAQFYEETQDRRSVGYSFKLKEAKEDFTRFVRFVTGTDVGHSSYDSPFVLLETPPELRSYTYAIFVRSSDLIENRVKLSELESGGDAIELCVDSWSPEMAMTVSKQVSILRRNTHTPVILSIDNRLLGFPSNDRYSIQGRNVYSQIVEHGLRLAIEYLVMDLNQDHALINETIRNRGMTKIIGQQIFEPPSRVTWDDEDCLSAYLDAAGLGCQLVRILRVATEREDNTAIAKFTNKVGLLPGDHPPIIAFNIGSLGRTSQVFNPILTPVSHPAIAHRIQNDRDPQIMARDAVQALFQSYVLDPLQFYILGGSVAYSLSPVMYNAAFRHCGMHHTYSIPEKPTLAALDQLGREPNFGGASVVQPWRVQVFQKLAAKSRHAEAIGAINTIMPLRGQSDGTMFPLQEQASRRHLAGPVLGWYGENTDWVGIMTCINRNLSPRNAISPMKTTGLVIGAGGMARAAIYALLRLGCRKIFIYNRTLSRAESVARHFNSWAASQVGSTEVVYVLRSLQEEWPSDACFPCMVASCVPADPDRDEPPANFEMPAQWLGNPTGGVVLEFAYKPLDTPLLRQMRRFRSETGRQWVLVDGLDNVAEQAIAQFEILTGRRAPRRLMTMEALRNYDGEDGPFDEKTIRARLDINE
- a CDS encoding putative C6 transcription factor (COG:K;~EggNog:ENOG410PMIY;~InterPro:IPR036864,IPR007219,IPR001138;~PFAM:PF00172,PF04082;~TransMembrane:2 (o369-386i507-525o);~go_function: GO:0000981 - DNA-binding transcription factor activity, RNA polymerase II-specific [Evidence IEA];~go_function: GO:0003677 - DNA binding [Evidence IEA];~go_function: GO:0008270 - zinc ion binding [Evidence IEA];~go_process: GO:0006351 - transcription, DNA-templated [Evidence IEA];~go_process: GO:0006355 - regulation of transcription, DNA-templated [Evidence IEA]), yielding MDEGADPKAPRRKRVSRACDRCRSKKDKCDGLRPSCSACLASGQTCSYDPHAKKRGLPEGYVRGLEKLWALAICNIDGFEDTMLSLLGTTADTVGRRDRLISLWTDDGASETLHESWKTSRLYNALEKMLSSTPDPSSPHISAKRPRDEHRPSSHDPGSGWGFRIDRSSSPLSQGAPRVVEPITSPGTKRARLSMPADKQPSPTTAGIRSLQLPPHTSQLLDIYFAATHSWFPIVAKHNILRASYVYANAPSISVARLSSESGDHAALWALLSYTISLSRPVPENGTLGVLSKTKEYYAVARSLIPSETGLYELGHVQALLLLTLVNIGLEDWAAAWMLSGQAVRMIVSMDIGALPDTRRSNELNQGKVVFLGCFVIDSLLSFRLSRRPSMHSRDLVVIGLLEEDGLEEWNSWADVLPPARNSHGRNPPRRGPLLSLSCFNRLVELASVLNKIARDSITGPNAHLFAQQLVSELKHWDDLLPLGCRLIGPESIYPERHSALLPHQTYLALTYVATLLTLYLQIAPQELGMHRSQRPATEAAKKLLYRTLPMMSQHLDNFNVCSLPPIFEISIRVIAEQAFTLRNKIESDLFPFTRWAEALVQRTSQLSTTWPVYRTLTSNIEQWYRSRNVSQSPSQTFSHNVDNTPARETNKHSNYSPFQNSLLSTTATENRDPNRETPLLPQTRQNTINVAESDYTSSILGITIPVDGQYMTPKDTTLENYEPSFYSHSQPGHDRVHSSVMDIADPASELDAMLHGPSQAHPPTPDSSVSNPMISGASAAANEHSMGSAMSNGHTISSTSDNKVQASSNASLDAIFKDLAYLDTTEWTTSREAGLKDFGFIDDTTFQEFCHDPDRLAGSQPLVHPPSIADIWPPPGFFPETFRDGAEERMEC